CCCGTTCCGGCCGCCGGCGAAGACCATTCGGGCCCCGAGCGCCAGGTCGGCGAGCCAGCCCGTGCGCGTACGCTGCCTCATCGCGGCGCCAGCATGGTCTCGCGGGTACGGCCGTCGCGCACCACGATCTCCCGATCGGCGTACGCGGCGACGCGTGGCTCGTGGGTCACCAGTACCACCGCCGCACCGGCCTGCCGAGCGGTCTCGGTGAGCAGCCGCATCACCTGTTCACCGTTGAGCGAGTCCAACGCTCCGGTCGGCTCGTCGGCGAAGACCACCCGGGGGGCGGTGACCAGCGCCCGGGCCACCGCGACCCGTTGCCCCTGCCCGCCGGAGACCTCGCCGGGGCGCTGCCCGGCCACGTCGGCGACCTCCAGCCGGGCCAGCCACTCGGCCGCCCGGCGTTCGGCCTCGCGCCGCCGTACCCGGTCCAGGCGTAGCGGCAGGGCGACGTTCTCCAGGCAGGTCAGCTCGGGTACCAGCTGACCGAACTGGAACACGAAGCCAAACTCGCTCCGGCGCAGCGCGCTGCGCTCGGTGTCGGACATCGCGGAGAGTTCCCGGTCCCGGTAGCGGACCTCGCCCGCGTCCGTCCGGACGATGCCGGCCAGGCAGTGCAGCAGGGTCGACTTGCCGGAGCCGGACGCCCCCATCACGGCGACGATCTCGCCGGCCGAGACCCGGAGGGTCGCCCCGTCGAGTGCCGGCGTCGCGCCGTACGCCTTGTGCAGCGCGATTCCGGCCAGCAGCGGTTGGTCCTCGCTTTGCTCGGTCACGTCGTCTCCTCGCTGCGCTCGTCGTCGCCATGACCTGGTCGACTGGGCTGGCCGATGCCCTCGCTTTGCTCGGTCATGTCGTCTCCTCGCTGCGCTCGTCGTCGCCATGACCTGGTCGACTGGGCTGGCCGATGCCCTCGCTTCGCTCGGTCATGTCGTCTCCTCGCTGCTGAGCTGGGCCGGTACATGCTGCGGCGCGGCTCTGTCGTGCAGGGTGGCCGCCAGGTTGTCCAGCCGGGCGGTGGTCAGTTCCAGCCAGCGCAGGTCAGCCTCGAGGTGGAACAGCGCGAAGTCGCAGATGAGCTGGTCGGCGAGGTCCCCGGCGGCCTTGCGTCGGGTCAGGTCGCGCATCAGCCGCAGGTGCTCGGCACGCTGGATGTCGAGGATGTCGGCGGCGTCCCGGCCGGTCAGCAGCCCGAGCACCACCTTCGCGTAGAGCGTGTTCTGCAGGTAGATGTCGGGCTTCTCCGGCTGCGCCAACCAGCGCTGTACGTCGGTCACTCCGGCGGTGGTGATCGCGTAGCGCTTGCGCTCCGGCCCGGCGCCGGGCTCCACCCCGTCGACCTCGACGAGCCCGCTCTTGAGCAGCCGGGCCAGGGTCGAGTAGACCTGCCCGTAGTGCAGCGGGCGGCCCTGGCCGAACCGTTCGTCGTAGAGCCGTTTCAGCTCGTAGCCGTGCCGGGGGTTGGCCTCCAGCAGGCCCAGGAAGGTCTGTCCGATTGACATGGGCGGGACTCTACACCACGCGTATACACCCTATGTATAGCCAGGGTGTGTACCCAGCTCGATCCAATACGGGTTGTGAGTTTCCGTTAACGCGTTGGACATCGATGCACTCAGATTCATGAAATCCTTCATTCCTACGGTTCGTGGCACCAGGCAGCAGCCCTCGGTGAAAGGGGTAGGCGGATGCCACGAGGCGTGCGGAACCGGCTGGTCATGCTGGCCGCGACAGCGGTGTTACTGGCCGCTGGCGGATGTGCCGAGGACCCGACGTTGGCGTCGGGAACGGGCGGCGGGAACACCATCAAGGTGGGCATTCTGCACTCGTTGAGCGGCACGATGGCGATCAGCGAGGTGACCGTACGGGATGCCGAACTGCTCGCCATCGAGGAGATCAACGCGGCGGGCGGACTGCTCGGCAAGCAGATCGAGCCGGTGGTCGAGGACGGCGCGTCGGACTGGCCGACCTTTGCCGAGAAGGCGCAGAAACTGATCTCGCAGGACAAGGTCGCCACCGTCTTCGGCGGCTGGACCTCGGCCAGTCGCAAGGCGATGCTGCCGGTCTTCGAGCGGAACAAGGCGCTGCTCTGGTATCCGGTGCAGTACGAGGGGCTGGAGAGCTCGCCGTACATCTTCTACACCGGGGCGACCACCAACCAGCAGATCGTGCCGGGGCTTGAGTACCTGAAGGAACAGGGCAAGAAGAGCATTTTCCTGGTCGGCAGCGACTACGTCTTCCCGCGTACGGCCAACAAGATCATCAAGGCGTACGCGGCGGCGAACGGGATGACGGTGCTCGGCGAGGAGTACACCCCGCTCGGTCACACCGAGTACAGCACGGTGGTGAACAAGCTCCAGCAGGCCAAGCCCGACGCCGTGTTCAACACCCTCAACGGGGACAGCAACGTCGCCTTCTTCAAGCAGCTGCGCAGCGCCGGCATCACCGCCGCCGCGATGCCGACCGTCTCGGTCAGCGTGGCCGAGGAGGAGGTGGTCGGGATCGGCGCCGACAACGTCGCCGGGCACCTGGTCGCGTGGAACTACTACCAGACCACCAGCGGCGCGCGGAACGACACCTTCGTCAAGGCGTTCAAGGCCAAGTACGGCACCGCCAAGGTCACCTCCGATCCGATGGAGGCCGGCTACAACGCGGTGTACCTCTGGGCCGAGTCGGTGAAGAAGGCGAACAGCGTGGCGGTCGAGGCGGTCAAGAAGGCCTCCGGCGGCATCTCGCTGGAGACCCCCGAGGGCACCGTCACGATCGACGGCGAGAACCAGCACGTCTTCAAGACGGCCAGGATCGGGCTGGTGCAGCCGGACGGCCAGATCAAGGAGGTCTGGAACTCCGGCAAGCCGATCAAGCCCGACCCGTACCTGAAGGGCTACCCGTGGGCGACCGGCCTGTCCTGAACAGCCGGTACGGACCCTGACCGACGGCCAGCGACCCGGGACGGAGGCGCGCCAGGCATGGCGACACTCAACCAACTGGTGATCGGGGCGAGCATCGGAGCGGTGCTGCTCCTGATCGCCCTCGGCCTGACCTTCACGTTCGGCCAGATGGGCGTGATCAACATGGCCCACGGCGAGTTCATCATGGCGGGCGCCTATACCGCGTACCTGCTCCAACCGCTGGTCGGTACGCAGTCGGTGCTGGTCGCCCTGCCGGTGGCGTTCGGCGTCGCCGGGGTGCTGGGGCTGATCCTCGAACGGCTGGCCATCCGGCACTTCTACGGCCGGCCGCTCGACACCCTGCTACTCACCTGGGGGATCAGCCTCATCCTGCAACAGGTCGCCCGGGACATCTTCGGCGCGCCGAACGTGCAGGTACGCGCACCGGGCTGGCTCACCGGCGGACTCGACCTCGGCGGCGTACGACTGCCGTACAACCGGGTCTTCATCATGATTCTCGCCGCCGGCTGCGTGGTGGCGATCTGGCTCTACCTGACCCGGCTCAAGCACGGCCGGCGGATGCGGGCGGTGATGCAGAACCGGCAGCTCGCGGCGGTCAGCGGGGTGGCCACCGAGCGGGTCGACCAGCTCACCTTCTTCATCGGCTCCGGCCTGGCCGGGGTGGCCGGGGTCGCGCTCACCCTGATCGGGCCGGTCGGCCCGACGTTGGGCACCAACTACATCGTCGACGCCTTCCTGGTGGTCGTGGCCGGCGGCCTCGGGCAACTACGGGGCGCGGTCATCGCCGCCTTCGCCCTCGGCATCCTGAACAGTTTCGTGGAGTTCTGGGTCGACAACGGAGCCAGTTTCGCCAAGGTGGTGGTGTTCGCCGTGATCATCGGATTCCTCCAGGTACGTCCGCAGGGCATGTTCGTCGTCCGTACCCGGGCGTTGTCGTGAGCGGGCCGGTGGCGACCGGGCCGGCCGGGCTGGCCGACCCGGCGTCCCGGGACCGGCGGCGGCTGACCGGACCGGCGCTGTTCGTCGCGGTCGGGTTGCTGCTGATGGTGGTCGCACCGGTGGTGCTGTCGCCGTTCCGGCTGGACCTGCTCGGCAAGTACCTCTGCTTCGCCATCGTCGCGGTCGGAATCGGCCTGGCCTGGGGCCGGGGCGGCATGCTCACCCTCGGCCAGGGCGTGTTCTTCGGCATCGGCGGCTACGCGATGGGCATGCACCTCAAGCTCCGGGAGGCCGGTCCGGGCGGACTGCCGGACTTCATGGTCTGGAGCGGGGTGGAGAGCCTGCCGGCGCTCTGGCGGCCGTTCGCCAACCCGATCTTCGCGATCGCCATGGTGGTGCTGTTGCCGATGGCGGTGGCCGTACTGCTCGGCCTGCTGGTGTTCCGGCAGCGGGTCCGGGGGGCGTACTTCGCCGTCCTCTCCCAGGCGCTGGCCGCGGCCTTCGTCATCCTGCTGGTCGGCCAGCAGGGCCTGACCGGCGGCACCAACGGGCTGACCAACTTCCAGATGTTCTTCGGGCTGGACCTCTACCAGCCCGCCGACAAGCGGATCCTCTACCTGGTCGTGGTGCTGGTGCTCGGGGCGATGTTCCTGGTCGCCTGGCAACTCGCGCGGAGTCGCTTCGGCCAACTCCTGGTCGCCGTCCGGGACGGCGAGGACCGGGTGCGGTTCCTCGGGTACGAGCCGGCGGTCGTGAAGACCATCGCGTTCGCCGTCTCCGCCGCGATGGCCGGGATCGCCGGTGCGCTCTTCGTCCCGATGGTCGGGCTGCTCAGCCCGGCCAACCTGGGCATCGTCGCCTCGTTGGAACTGCTGATCGGGGTGGCGATCGGTGGCCGGTTCTCGCTGGCCGGCGCGGTCGGCGGGGCGCTGCTGGTCAACTATGCCAAGACCATCTTCAGTGAGGAGTCGGCGGACAACTGGATCTACCTCCAGGGCGCCATGTTCGTCGTGGTGATGATCTGGGCGCCACGTGGTCTCGCCGGGCTGGCCACCGATGCCCGGGCCGCCGTCGCGGCCCGCCGCCGGACCCGGCCCGGCGCCGTTCCGGCATCGGCCGGAAGAAAACCGACGAACCCACCGGGTACGGCCGAGCCGAACGCGGCGGTTGGCGGACCCGAGCCGAACGCGGCGGTTGGCGCACCCGAGCCGAACGGGGCGGTTGGCGGACCCGAGCGGGAGCGGGTGGGCGAAGCGCCGGACCACCCGGAGCGGATCGCGCCCGGTGTGCCGGCGGTGGCCGGCGAGCGTAACGAGGTGGGACCGTGAGCGACCTGTTGCAGGTCCGGGGACTGAACGTCGTCTTCTCCGGATTCCGGGCCATCACCGACCTCGACTTCACCGTCAACTCCGGCGAGCTGCGGTTCCTGATCGGACCCAACGGGGCCGGCAAGACCACGCTGATCGACGTGATCACCGGTCTGACCAGGCCGGCGTCCGGCTCGGTGCGGTTCGCCGGGAACGAACTGCGCGGCCGGCGCGAGCACCAGATCGTCCGGCTCGGGATCGGCCGTACCTTCCAGACGTCGGTTGTCTTCGAGCAGTTGACCGTGCTGGAGAACCTGGACCTCGCCGCGACCTTCCGGCGCCCGCTCGGCACGCTGCTGCGCCGACGGCGGGGAGTTGCCGACCTGGTCGCATCGGCCCTGGACACCACCGGCCTGGCGGCCCTGGCGAACCGTCCCGCCGGGGTGCTGTCGCACGGCCAGCGGCAGTGGCTGGAGATCGGGATGCTGCTGGCGCAGTCTCCCCGGCTGTTGCTGCTGGACGAGCCGGTGGCCGGGATGAGCCGGGACGAGCGGGCCCGTACCGGCGAGTTGCTGCGGGAGGTGGCCCGGGACCACACCGTCATCGTGGTCGAACACGACATGGACTTCCTGCGCCGGTTCGCCAGCACGGTGACGGTGCTGCACGAGGGCCGGCTGCTCTGCGAGGGGACGGTCGCCCAGGTGCAGGCCGACCCCCGGGTGCAGGAGGTGTACCTCGGCCGGACCCGCAAGGAGAGTGCCGAACTGGTCAAGGAGGTCTCGTAGATGCTGACGGTGCAGGGGCTGGACGTCGCGTACGGCCGGGCACAGGTGCTCTTCGGCGTGGACCTGGAGGCACCGGCCGGTGGCCTGGTCTGCGTGATGGGCCGGAACGGGGTGGGCAAGACGACCCTGCTCAAGGCGATCATGGGTGTGCTGCCGGTCCGGGCCGGCCGGGTCGTCTTCGCCGGGGAGGAGATCACCGGCCTGCGGACCCACGAACGGGTACGCCGGGGGCTCGGTTACGTTCCGCCGGGTCACGAGACCTTTCCGCAGCTGACCGTCGCGGAGAACCTCCAGGTCGCGGCGGAGGCGGCGGGGGAGGTCAGCCGGGGTGCGGTGGACGAGGCCCTCGACCTCTTCCCGGCGCTGCCGGCGCTGCTGCGCCGACGGGCCGGTTTCCTCTCCGGCGGACAACAGCAGCAGCTCGCCATCGCCCGCGCACTGGTCAGCCGGCCCAGGATGCTGTTGCTGGACGAGCCGACCGAGGGCATCCAGCCGTCCATCATCCTGGAGATCGAGGAGGCGGTACAGCGACTGCACTCCGAACTCGGCCTGGCGATCCTGCTGGTCGAGCAGTATCTGGACCTCGCGCTCCGGGTGGCCGACCGGTTCGTGATCCTGGATGCCGGCGAGGTGGTCCGGTCCGGCGACCGGGACGACCTCCGGGATCCGTCGGTGCACGGGTTGCTCTCGGTCTAGCACTGGGATCTGTCGGTTGTGCCGGTCGAATCGGCTATGTCGGGCCTGCCGGCGATGCCGGTCCTTGCCGACAGGCCCGACACGGCGCCATCCGGACTAAACTGCCGAACCATGCTCGTCGATGCGACGCTGCTCGATGATCGCGCTCCCGCCCCCGCTTCCCCCCGATGACCGGCGGGAGGACCTGGACCACGGCCGGCGACCCCGGAGGGCGGACCGCCGACGGATCCGGTCGGTCCTGGCAGCCGGGCTGGACCTGGGGGCCCGACGGTCGCCGTCCCCGCCCCGGGCCGGCCCGCCCCGGGCCGTACCAGCCGGTGCCGGCGTGGGTCACCCAACTGGTCGGCTACACCGACGACCGGACCGGCCGACCGCACGCGCTGGTCACCAGCTACGCCGGCGCCCGGGTCGTCCTCGACCTCCTGGACGGGCGACCGGTCGGCGCGGTGGACGAGCGGGCCCACGCGAGCATCTGTGCGACCGCGCGGATCGCCGGCGAGCTGATGATCGTCTCCGGGGCAGGCTCGGGCTATCTCCAGGTGAGTGACCTCGACAGCGGGCGCTCCCGGTGGCGGCGGTGGTGCGGCGATGTCCGTTCCCTGGGCACCGTCATCCTGGCCGGTCGCCCGCATGCCGTGTTGACCGGCGGGTCGCCGAACCTACAGGTCTGGTCGCTGGCGGCCGAGGGCGGCGAACGGGTCGGCACGCTGCGGGTCGGCGCGGAGCGGATCGCCGTACTGGCCACCACGGAGACCGGCGACGACGCCATGGTGGCGGTCGGCACCGGTACCGGCCGGGTCTCGCTCTGGCGCCTGGTCACCGATCCGGGCGACGGGGACGGCGTACGCGGGGAACCGCTCGGCGAGTACGCCTTCGAGGTGCCGGGCCTGGTGAACGTGCTGCGGTTCGCCGACTGGCGGGAACAGCGGGTCCTGCTCGGTGCCGCCGGACGACTCGCCCGGGTCTGGACGGTGGCCGGCGGAACGCCGCTCGGACCGGTCTTCTCCGCGCACACCGGTCAGGTCAACTCGGTCGTAGCGGGGCGGCTGGGGGACCGGCCGGTGCTGTGGAGCGGGGACGACTCCACCGTACGGGCCTGGCTGCCCGAGTCCGGTACGCAGGTCGGCGAGGCGTACCGCTATCCGTACGAGGCGGCACCGACCTGCACCATCGCGGTCGAGATCACCCGTCGGTCGATGCTGGTCACCGGTGACGCCGCCGGCCTGGTGTGGGTGTGGGATCCGGACCGGCCCTACCCGTTCCGCCGCGAGGCGCCGACCGGAGGCGGTGCTGTCGAGGAGCCCGACGGCGTTCCGGAACCGACCCGGCTCGCGATCACCGAGGTCGCCGGCCGGCCGGTCGTGCTCGCCGGGTTCGCCGGCCAGCCCGTCCGGGGCCTCGATCCGGTGCGTGGCGCGGAGGTCGAGGTGCCGGTCGACGGCTCGCCGGCCGTGCCGGTGCTGCTCGTGCCCGGACATCCGCCGCTGTTGGCCCGGCTGGGAACGGACACGATCGAGGTGTGGGACCCGGGCTCGGGCGCCCGGATCGGCGCACCCGTGCCCTGTCCGCCCGGCGTCGTGGGTCCGGACGGTGCGGTGGGCCCGTGCGAGTCGGGACTGGTGGACGGCCGACGGGTACTGCTGCTGGCCGCCGGGGCGGAGCTGTGCCGGCTCGACGTCGAGTCCGGTCGGATCACCGGACCGCTGACCGGGCACTCCGGCCGGGTCCGGGCAATCGCGTTCGGGGAGCTGGCCGGCGTACCCGTGGTGCTCACCGCCGCCGAGGACGACACCGTACGGCTGTGGGACGCCCGGTCCGGGCGGAGTGTACGGACGGTGCTGGACGGTCACGGCGGTGCCGCGTACGCGGTGGTGGTCGCGACGGTCGACGGCCGTCGCCTGGTCTTCAGCGCGGGACGCAACGGCCAGGTCCGCAGTCTCGACCTGACCGACCTGGTCCGGACCGAGCCGGACGGGGTCGGGTCGAGCCGGGCGGACCTGGCCGGGACCGAACCGGCGGGGGAGTACGTCGAGCCCGCCCTGCCCGAACCGACGGTGCTGATGACCGCCACCGGTCCGGTGCGCTCGCTGGCGGTGACCCGGGCCGACGGAGTCGTCTGGCTGGTCGCCGCGGACGGTGCCGTGTTGCGCTGGCACCCCGTCGGGGCGGCCACCCCGCCCGGGCAGACGATCGAACTCGGTGCCACGGTGACCGATCTCGTGGCCCGGTCCGACCTGCTCGTGGTGGCGGCCACCGACGGTCTGATCGGTTACCGGCCGTCGCCGGTCTGACCGGTCACCGGCCGTCCTGTTAGGAAGGGCCCCCGCTACAACAGAAAACGATAGGAAGGGGCCCTTCCTAACACCTCAGGCGCCGGGCGCCGTCGGGGCCTCGAAGAGCAGGCACGACGAGGTGGCGTGGGCGACCAGCTTGCCGCGTCCGTCGGTCAGTCGCGCCTCGGCCAGCGCGGTCCGGCGGCCTCGCTGCAGGACCGTGCCCTCGCAGCGCAGCAGGCCGCTGTCCACGGTCACCGGGCGGAGGAACTTGACGTTGAGATCCAGCGAGGTGTAGCCCATCCCGGCCGGCAGGGTGCTGTGTACGGCGCAGCCGGCGGCCGTGTCCAGCAGGATCGACAGCACGCCGCCGTGCACCGTACCGAGCGGGTTGTAGTGGAACTCCTGCGGCGTCAACTCGACCGACACCCGGCCCTCGTCGGCGGTCATCCGGCCCATCGCGATCAGTTGGCTGACCGGCGGGGTGGGCACCTCGCCGGCGATCATCGCGCGCAGCAGTTCGAGCCCGCCGCGCCGGCCGAGCTGGGCGATGCCCTCCGCCGGATCGGCCCAGGAGAAGCTGCGGTTACGGGTGTCGAGCTGAGTCTCGGTCATGGACGCAGCTTGTCAGCAGTTGCTGAGTCTGTCAATAAGACCTAGCCTGACGGCATGTCGGCACCCGAAGCGCTGAACTGGTCGGTCGAGAACTGCACGATCGCGCGTGCCATGGAGATCCTCGGCGAGCGGTGGACCATCGTGGTGCTCCGCGAGGTGTTCAGCGGAGTCCGGCGCTTCGACGACATGCGCAGGCGTACGCAGATTCCCCGTCAGGTGCTCACCGACCGGCTGGCGATGCTGGTCGAGCGGGGGGTGCTGCGCCGCGAGCCGTACCGGGAGCCCGGTGCCCGGCTCCGGCACGAGTACCGGCTCACCACGAAGGGGCTCGACCTGTGGCCCGTACTGGTGGCGGTGCTGGAATGGGGCGACCGCTACCTCGCCGATCCGGCGGGATCACCGCTGAGCACGGTGCACCGGGGCTGCGAGGCGGAGATGCGGGTGGTGCTGCGGTGTACGGCCGGCCACGAGGTGGCCTCCCCGCGCGACGTGGTGCCACGTCCCGGCCCGGGGGCGCGTACCCACACCTGAGCCGGTCCGTCCGGCGAAGGTGCCCGGACGACGCCACCGGGAACGGCCCCGGCGGCGTCGGGTCCGTGGACTACCAGCGGAAGCCGGCGCCGTAGGAGATGTCGGCGAGCGCCTGCTGCCCGGACGCGTTCGGGTGGAAGTAGTCCCAGCTGGACAACTGGCCGAGGGCGAACGGGAAGTTGAACACCGCGTTGCCGTCGAAGGCGCAGTTGGACCCGTACGCGGCGCAGGCCTCGGCGAGCTGTGTGTTGAATTCGACCACCCGCTGGCGTACCCGGTTGCGGCGGTCGACGTCGGCCTGGGCGTTCGAGGTCGGGTTGGCCAGCATCGACTGGCAGATGCCAAAGAGTGACCAGGCCGAACGGGCGGCGAGACTGCCCCGGCCGACCGACCAGAGCCGCTGGATGTCGGGCACGCTGATCACGAACACCCGGGCGTCGGGCAGGCCGGACCTGAGCTGGCCCAGTGCCGCGTCGATGTTGCTCCGGAACGTACCGACCGAGGTCATGCCCGCCTCGGAACTGGTGCAGGCGTCGTTCGCGCCGATCAGCATCGTCACGTAGTCGACGTCCTGCGAGACGGCGGTGCCGGCCTGGCCGGCCATGTCCGCGGACTTCGCGCCGGACCGCCCGTCGTTGTGGTTGCGGCCGTTGATCGCTGGGTTCACGGCACGGATGCGCAGGTAGTGGCTGTTCACCGACGCGTCGTCGCCGGTGCTGAACGATCGGGACGGGCAGTCGGCGTACCAGCCGCAGGCGTTGAAGCCGCGGGTGATCGAGTCACCCAGGCTTGCCATCGAGCTGGGCGGTGGACCGGGATCGGCGGCTGCCGGACCGCTCCCGACGGAGGTCACGAGTACGGCGGTGACGAGGAGCGTGGACAGCAGGGTGCCGGTACGGCGTACGGCGGACATGGGCGGCCTCCGGATCACGGTTTCCTTGGCCAGCTGCGGTGCGCAGATCATATAGACCTGTCTCAGTTGCCACAACGCGTTGAACCATAAGGCATCCGTCCTCTACCAGCCGATATGCTAAGAGTCTTGTTCATGATCTTAGATATCTGAATACTCGTTAAGGATGTGCCATCTCGGCGCAGAAACCTCCAAACCCCCCATGGGAGGCTCCATATGCGACCCACAAGGTCCCCGATCCGCGTCGCCGCGATAACGTTCGCGGCCGGATCCCTCGTCGCCGGACTGCTGGTGTCCGTACCCGCGCAGGCCGCACCGGCCCCGGCCTCGCCGGAGGCCGCGACGGCGCTCTCGGAGCGGCTCGGTGCCCGTTCCGCCGGCACGTACCTGGACGCCGGCGGCAAGATGGTCGTCACGGTGACCGACGAGTCCGCGGCCCGCGAGGTCCGGGCCTCCGGCGCGACCGCCAAGGTCGTCGCCCGAGGATCCGCCGAACTCGCGGGCGTGACCGACGAGCTGTACCGGTCGGCCCGGATCCCGGGCACCGCCTGGTACGTCGACCCGGTCAGCAACCAGGTCGTCGTCGACGTGGACAGCACCGTCACCGGCGCCAAGCTCGCCAAGGTCAACGCGGTGGCGGCCCGGTTCGGTGGCGCGGTACGGGTCCAGTCGGTCCCCGGCACGTTCAGCACCACCATCTCCGGCGGCCAGGCGATCTACACCAGCGGCAGCCGGTGCTCGCTGGGCTTCAACGTCCGCAGCGGCAGCACCTACTACTTCCTCACCGCCGGGCACTGCACCGCCGGTGGGGCGAACTGGTCGGGCAGCTCCGGCGGTTCGGTGATCGGCACCCGGACCGGCAGCAGCTTCCCGGGCAACGACTACGGCATCGTCCGGTACAACAGCACCGCGCAGCAGCCCGGCGACGTCTGGCTGTACAGCGGCACCCGGGACATCACCGGTGCGGCCAACGCGACCGTCAACCAGTCGGTGCAGCGCAGCGGCAGCACCACCGGGCTGCGCAGCGGCCGGGTGACCGCGCTCAACGCCACCGTCACCTACCAGGGCAGCGGCACGGTCTCCGGCCTGATCCGGACCACCGTCTGCGCCCAGCCCGGCGACAGCGGCGGCCCGCTCTTCGCCGGCAGCACCGCGCTGGGTCTGACCTCGGGCGGCAGCGGCAACTGCACCAGCGGCGGCACGACGTTCTTCCAGCCGGTGGTCGAGGCGCTCAACGCGTACGGCGTCAGCATCTACTGAGCTGGCCGATCCTCATGATCGGCGTGATCGGGTTTTCCTCGGTCGGTCGTCGGCGGTCGCCGGCACCACCTCCCCGATCACGCCGATCATGGCGGTCCGGGGCGGGCCTGGTACGCCGTCCGGTCGGTCAGCCGGCCGCCTGCCGCTCGGGCGGGTGGCGGCGGGTCCAGTGGACCAGGGTCAGCACCACGGCCAGCGGCCAGAGGACCTCGGCGCCGGCGGTCATCCGCTCGGCGAGGCCCGCCGTGCCGCCGTCGGGAAGTTGCAGGGCCAGCCACAGCCCGAGGGCGAGCATGGTCCCGCTGGCCGCGAACCCGACCGTCGGGCGCAGCGCCCAGGGCAGGTCCCGGCCGCCTGGACCCGGAGCCGGACGCCGTGGGCGGCTGCGGCGGATGACGGCGAGTGCCGCCAGCCCCGGCCAGGCCGCGAGCGCGACGAAGGCGACGACGGCGGCGATCCCGTGCGCTGGAGGCGTCCTGGCCCCGTCGAGCTTGGGCACCGCCGCCACCAGTACGGTCGCCGCGCCGCCACAGCCGTAGAGCACCCGGGCGGCGAGCGGGACCGGGCGCAGCCCGATCGCGGTCACCAGGTGCGCCACGCCGAGCCCGGCGAGGCAGCTGATCAGGATCAGCCGGTCCATCATCCCGTACGACGAGAGCGAGCTGATGGTGTCCCCGATCGGGTCGTACCCGGGTGGCTGGCGCAGGGCCGCGATGGTCCATCCGATGGTCAGCAGCACCGGGGCCGCCACGGACGAGAAGACCGCCCACCAGGGCACCGCAGGCATGCCGTCACCCTACGTGACGATATGCCCGGGTACAGGTCGATACAGCGGTCCGGGCCCGGGAGGAGTCAGGTCGGACCGGGATCCGCCACCTGGTCGAGCAGGCCGAGGGCGTACGCGGCGACGATCGCGCCGGCCCGGTTGCGGGTACCGAGTTTGAGGAACAGCCGCCCCTGGGTGTTCTCCACCGTCTTCTCCGCGATGTCGAGCAGCCGTGCGGTCTGCCGTACGGTGTGGCCCATCGCGATGGACCGGAGGATGTCCGCCTCGCGCGAACTGAGCTGTGGCAACCGGCCCTCGGGACGATGGGTCGACAGGCCGGGCCGGAGCCCGGCGGCGGCGTCCGCCG
The nucleotide sequence above comes from Plantactinospora soyae. Encoded proteins:
- a CDS encoding ABC transporter ATP-binding protein, encoding MTEQSEDQPLLAGIALHKAYGATPALDGATLRVSAGEIVAVMGASGSGKSTLLHCLAGIVRTDAGEVRYRDRELSAMSDTERSALRRSEFGFVFQFGQLVPELTCLENVALPLRLDRVRRREAERRAAEWLARLEVADVAGQRPGEVSGGQGQRVAVARALVTAPRVVFADEPTGALDSLNGEQVMRLLTETARQAGAAVVLVTHEPRVAAYADREIVVRDGRTRETMLAPR
- a CDS encoding PadR family transcriptional regulator; the encoded protein is MSIGQTFLGLLEANPRHGYELKRLYDERFGQGRPLHYGQVYSTLARLLKSGLVEVDGVEPGAGPERKRYAITTAGVTDVQRWLAQPEKPDIYLQNTLYAKVVLGLLTGRDAADILDIQRAEHLRLMRDLTRRKAAGDLADQLICDFALFHLEADLRWLELTTARLDNLAATLHDRAAPQHVPAQLSSEETT
- the urtA gene encoding urea ABC transporter substrate-binding protein, translated to MPRGVRNRLVMLAATAVLLAAGGCAEDPTLASGTGGGNTIKVGILHSLSGTMAISEVTVRDAELLAIEEINAAGGLLGKQIEPVVEDGASDWPTFAEKAQKLISQDKVATVFGGWTSASRKAMLPVFERNKALLWYPVQYEGLESSPYIFYTGATTNQQIVPGLEYLKEQGKKSIFLVGSDYVFPRTANKIIKAYAAANGMTVLGEEYTPLGHTEYSTVVNKLQQAKPDAVFNTLNGDSNVAFFKQLRSAGITAAAMPTVSVSVAEEEVVGIGADNVAGHLVAWNYYQTTSGARNDTFVKAFKAKYGTAKVTSDPMEAGYNAVYLWAESVKKANSVAVEAVKKASGGISLETPEGTVTIDGENQHVFKTARIGLVQPDGQIKEVWNSGKPIKPDPYLKGYPWATGLS
- the urtB gene encoding urea ABC transporter permease subunit UrtB; the encoded protein is MATLNQLVIGASIGAVLLLIALGLTFTFGQMGVINMAHGEFIMAGAYTAYLLQPLVGTQSVLVALPVAFGVAGVLGLILERLAIRHFYGRPLDTLLLTWGISLILQQVARDIFGAPNVQVRAPGWLTGGLDLGGVRLPYNRVFIMILAAGCVVAIWLYLTRLKHGRRMRAVMQNRQLAAVSGVATERVDQLTFFIGSGLAGVAGVALTLIGPVGPTLGTNYIVDAFLVVVAGGLGQLRGAVIAAFALGILNSFVEFWVDNGASFAKVVVFAVIIGFLQVRPQGMFVVRTRALS
- the urtC gene encoding urea ABC transporter permease subunit UrtC; this translates as MSGPVATGPAGLADPASRDRRRLTGPALFVAVGLLLMVVAPVVLSPFRLDLLGKYLCFAIVAVGIGLAWGRGGMLTLGQGVFFGIGGYAMGMHLKLREAGPGGLPDFMVWSGVESLPALWRPFANPIFAIAMVVLLPMAVAVLLGLLVFRQRVRGAYFAVLSQALAAAFVILLVGQQGLTGGTNGLTNFQMFFGLDLYQPADKRILYLVVVLVLGAMFLVAWQLARSRFGQLLVAVRDGEDRVRFLGYEPAVVKTIAFAVSAAMAGIAGALFVPMVGLLSPANLGIVASLELLIGVAIGGRFSLAGAVGGALLVNYAKTIFSEESADNWIYLQGAMFVVVMIWAPRGLAGLATDARAAVAARRRTRPGAVPASAGRKPTNPPGTAEPNAAVGGPEPNAAVGAPEPNGAVGGPERERVGEAPDHPERIAPGVPAVAGERNEVGP
- the urtD gene encoding urea ABC transporter ATP-binding protein UrtD, whose protein sequence is MSDLLQVRGLNVVFSGFRAITDLDFTVNSGELRFLIGPNGAGKTTLIDVITGLTRPASGSVRFAGNELRGRREHQIVRLGIGRTFQTSVVFEQLTVLENLDLAATFRRPLGTLLRRRRGVADLVASALDTTGLAALANRPAGVLSHGQRQWLEIGMLLAQSPRLLLLDEPVAGMSRDERARTGELLREVARDHTVIVVEHDMDFLRRFASTVTVLHEGRLLCEGTVAQVQADPRVQEVYLGRTRKESAELVKEVS
- the urtE gene encoding urea ABC transporter ATP-binding subunit UrtE, translating into MLTVQGLDVAYGRAQVLFGVDLEAPAGGLVCVMGRNGVGKTTLLKAIMGVLPVRAGRVVFAGEEITGLRTHERVRRGLGYVPPGHETFPQLTVAENLQVAAEAAGEVSRGAVDEALDLFPALPALLRRRAGFLSGGQQQQLAIARALVSRPRMLLLDEPTEGIQPSIILEIEEAVQRLHSELGLAILLVEQYLDLALRVADRFVILDAGEVVRSGDRDDLRDPSVHGLLSV